The genomic region GATTATTTTTTTACTGTTAGTTTTGGTAATACCGAATACCCGCAAAATATTTTCCGTGGTATAATCTGCATGAGCTAATTTATTATAATAATCCGTAACAGTTTGTAGCTCCTCTTGAGAATCATCGTAGGCGGCAAAAGCCGCTGCGCTGCGAAAAGCACCTGCTTCCAGCAATTCCTTTAAAGTCTTACCGCCGTTTTTAGTACGTCGTTCTTTATCAACTACCGCAGCCGCACCGTCATATCCGATTGTGCTGATAAAATCATTTTTTGTCATATTGTGCTACCTTGTTTAAACCTTTTTGAATCCGTCCTTTGAGACGCCGCAGAGCGGACATACCCACGTATCGGGCAAATCCTCAAACTGAGTACCCGGTTTAATGTTACCCTCAGGATCACCCGCGCTCGGATCATACTCATAACCACATAAATCACATACATATTTATCCATACTCTACTCCTATAAAAACTTTTGCAGGACGTTTTAACATCCGAAAAAGTTTTTCGTAGGCTAATACTATACGGGTTTTACAGCGGTTTTACAAGTAGGAGAGAGGCTTGGGAGCGGCAACTGCTACAATAGAGGAATCCGTGCATCCACAAGGATTCTGCTTGCTTTTTACAAGTCTTTTTCTTATAGTAACAGCCTTATGAATATCCTCGAAAAATTTTATAGTGATGCACAGAGACGAACGGAAAAATTACCTGATCCTGCATTCCGGCAAGAATTATGTGAATTTTTTATTCAAACAATCCGCAGTTACGATAAAAGCCTCCTCTCGTTAGCGGAAGATTCAGCTGAGTATTGGTTGAGAACGCATTCCGCTGATACAAAAGAAGAGGCCGTTACTTGGTTCTATACCGTCTTTTCCCTCTTTGACGGCAGCTTCGGTAGCGATATGGATTTTTCCAATGAAGACTGGGAAGAACTACATACCATTATCTCGGCGGCAGCGGAAACACTCGATATGCAAACCGTAAGCGCCATTATGAGCATTATGGTTGAACGGCATAAGCTCCTCGGCGATTTCTAAAAGCGAAGTGAGCTTCTAAAGATACCATTAAATAGGAATAGCACTATGATACGGGATTTTTGCTGCGTAGAATATGAGCACTGTACCGCCTGTCCAAAGCGCTGCGGGGTAAATAGGAACGCCGGTGAACGCGGCTTTTGTGGAGAAACGGTGGAACTGCGCATTGCATGGGCAGGATTACACTTCGGAGAAGAACCTCCGGTAAGCGGCGCAGGAGGATCGGGAACAATATTCCTTACCGGCTGTAACCTCCGCTGCGTTTTTTGCCAAAACTTTCAAATTTCACAAGAGGGCATGGGACGTGCCGTAACGGAACGGGAATTTATCGAAATATGCCTCACACTTCAGAGCGCAGGCGCGGAAAACATCAACATCGTTACGGGCAGCCATGCGATACCGGCTTTGGGGGCAGGGCTTCGAGCCGCAAAACAGCACGGCTTAACTATTCCCGTCGTCTGGAACTCCTCCGCATACGAAACGGTGTCCGCACTCGAATCGATTGCGGACACCGTCGACGGCTGGCTCCCCGATCTCAAAACGCTTAATACCGAAACATCCCGCCGCGTTTTTGCCGCCCCGGATTATCCCGAACAAGCCTGTGCTGCAATCAAGACAATGGCGCGGCTTTCTCCCCTCAACCTTACACCGCCCGATGAGCGGTATCCGTTCGGTAAAATGCTGTCGGGTGTTATTGTCCGGCATCTCGCACTTCCGGGAAAATTAGAGGATTCGCAAGCAGTACTCCGTTGGTTTGCCCAAAGGCTGAAAAGCAAGGCGCTGCTTTCGCTGATGACTCAGTACACGCCCATTACGGCAAATCCGAAAGCGCGGCGTATCGATGCTTTTTCCAACCGCCTACTCAACGAATCCGAGGACATCAGATTGCGCACTTTTCTTGAAGATTTAAACATCGACGACGGGTTTTATCAGGAATTAGTAAGCAACTTGGATTGGCTCCCCGACTTTAACCGCATACAAACCTTTTCTTCCACACTGTCAAAACCGCTCTGGCATTGGAAGACCGGCTGGGTGCATTAACGTTTATTTTTAGCCGCGCCATTTCAGTGCGCCTGCGGTAACAAAGTAAGACTGCTATTAAAAGCATAACTCAGTTAAAGCACCTCTCCAAAAAGCGCTTTGTCACGTGCATCATATCTTTTACTTTTTGCATTGTATTTGCAAAGAACATCAATGGGCTTCATCATAAAGCTGATATCGTCTATCGAGTAGGTACTATCGAACCCGCGAATGTTACTTTTACCTCTGCCGCAGCGCAACACACATTTATTTCCGCATCCGTTTTGAAACTGTTGTGTAAATCAAATACATATATGGCGCACCCAAATTGGTTTCCATCAGCGAATTAACAACCAAAGTACGAAGCCCCGCATTACGGATACCCGTTATAAATAAAATAAATTCCCATGCGAACTGCACCAAAAGCCCGATTGATATAATGCTCCAAAGAGGTACTCGCTCATCGTCGCGCGTAGCAGATAAATTTTTCATGAGCAACCACGCATAACCGACAAATAAAAACACCGCCATAATCCAATGATATCCGCCAGTTCCACGCTGAATTGTAATTATCGGGAATGCCGCCCCAGCCCCGTTACTGATAACCGCCGCAGAAAACCACCACACGATAATCAAAAGCGAAAACTCCAAACGATTTTTCGGTTCGGCAAACCACAGCCACGTCCACGCCATATTTGTAAACCCATAACTCATACTGAGCCACAGCAAAAACCAAAAAGGGTTTGCACCAACCACTTTTCGTGTTTCAAGCAACCAATAAAATCCGCCGTAATCTACTACAAAATAGAGTAAGCCCCCGAGTATTCCAACCAGAAGAGGAATATATCGCTTACTCTTTAGAAAATAAAATGCGAGTGATACTAAAAAAGCACAATCCAAAAATACGTACAAACTGCTCAATGATCGGTTTGGAATTAATTCCAATTTTTTCCTCCATACAGTTTTATATCACACAAAATAACAAGAACTTCCAGACGACAATTAACGTAAAATACTCTATCCTTAGGCGGCTGCGTGCCGTGCCTCTCTCCGCGCGAGTATGCGCTGGATAAAGATAGACGCAACAAAGATGCCGACACCGGCAAGGTCGGTTAATAAGGCGCTGTCGATGAGCAAGAACGCTCCTGCAAGCATCACCAGCCGCATGAAAATATTCACCTTAGTATGGAAATACCCTTCTACGGCGGCACTGATTAAAAAGACTCCGACGCATGCGGTAAGCGCAACCTGAATACCTTGCAAAATATTCGTATTCATCAATAACAGTTGATTATTGTAGACGAACATATATGGAATGATAAAACCGGCGAGCGCAAGCTTAATGGACACAATCCCCGTCTTCATCGGATTACCGCCCGATATACCTGCCGCTGCAAATGAGGCAAGTGCAACCGGCGGCGTAATATTGGCAAACATCGCAAAGTAGAAGCAGAACAGGTGAGCAGCCAAAGGCGCAATGCCGAGCTCTATCAGCGCAGGAGCCGCAATCGTTACGGTAATAATGTACGCAGGAATACTCGGTAAGCCCATACCAAGCAGCATACAGGTAACCATCGTAAAGACGAGCGTCAACAACAAGCTCTTTCCGCCGAGCGAGATAATCGCGCTTGCCATATTGATAGTAAAGCCGGTTAAACTCGACACACCGATAACGATACCGACACAAGCACAGGCAATCGCAACCGATACCGTCGATTTTGCGGAAGCGACAAAAGCAGCCTCTATATCTTTCAAGCTCATGCGCGTTTCTTTTTTCAGCTGCGCAATAATGATTGTTAAAAGGATGGTTAAAAAAGCGCCTTTGATAACGGTATAACCGCTGAAGAACAGCATATACACCAAGAATAAAATCGGGATGGTCAGGTGCCAGTACATCTTCAACGTTTCTTTCACCTTGGGCAGCTGATCTTTCGGCATACCGTCGAGTTTGTCCTTCGACGCACGCAGTTGAATCTGGAAGATAATACCCAAATAGTAAATCAGCGCAGGGATAGCCGCCGCAACGACAATCTCCTTGTATTTAATACCGAGTGTTTCCGCCATAATAAATGCGGCGGCGCCCATAATCGGCGGTAAAAGCTGACCACCTACGGAAGCGGTTGACGAAACCGCACCGGAGAATTCTTTACTGTACCCGATTTTTTTCATAAGCGGGATTGTAAACGAACCGGTGGTAACGACATTCGCAATTGCAGACCCGTTGATACTTCCAAGCAAGCCCGCCGCAATAACGGCTACCTTTGCAGGATCGCCTTTCGTATGCCCCGCCAAACCGATGGCAATATCGTTAAAGAATTTTCCCATCCCGCATTTATTCATAATTTCGCCGAATACGATGAATAAGAAAATGTACGTTGAAGAAACGTTGACCGACGTACCGTAAATGCCTTCCGTGTTGGAAAAGAGGTGCCCGATCAATTTAGGCCATTTAAACCCTCTATGCAAAAACAGACCCGGCACGTTTATCGGGATAAGTCCTTGGCGGGCACCCATCAGCGCATAAATCATAAAGATGATCCCGATGACCGGTAATGCCCAACCCGTAATCCGCCGCGCAGCCTCTATTACCAATGCAACCAATATGGTACCCATGATAACGTCCGTCAGGTTTGCGTCCCCTACCCTGTCGATAATCGCTTGATAATTCACCCACATGTAGACGGGAATGATAACGGACAAAATCATCAGTATGTAATCATACCATGCAATAACTTTTCTACTCGATCTTTTAAATGCAGGATAGATTGCAAACGTCATCAGCAAAATCATGCCGACGTGAATGGAACGATGGCGCAACGTTTCCGGACGGATATAGCCGGAAGCATACGCCAAATGGTAAAAGGTAACCAGCAGCGCAGTCCATTTGAGAATCTTTGTAAAAATCGGGTTAACAAAGTTTCGAGTTCTGCTTTCTCGTTCAAATTCTTCCAAGAGAGCCTTTTGGTCTATTGTTTTTTCTGTAGCCAAGATGTACTCCTTATGTATAGTTGGGCACCTCTAAAGAAAACCTCTAAAACCTGAAGTTTTTAGAAGTTCCCAGTAGTATAATTATGAAATTTAAAGACAACCTCTATAAACTTTTTAGAGTTTTTCCCTTATCATTTTACCGGCCGAATAAGCCTTTTAGCGTACTGCCGGCCGCATCTCTGAGCGTATCCATTCCTGTCTGCTCGATGCGTTTCATAACTTCGACTTTGCTTTCTTCCAGTTTTTTTTGCAGCATATCGGCAGCTTGTTTTTGATTCATAACAAGTTTTTCAATACTGCCGAAGTCGCCCAGCTTTTCGTTTAAAGGACCGGTGTATTTTTCTAATTCGGCTTGAGCTTCTTTAAGCGCCTTTTGCTTTATGGCTGAAAGTTCTTTGTTGATTCCTGTTTGCAGCGCCGCAAGAAAAACCTTGTCCGCATCGGTTGCAATGTCCATATTCAAATCAGACTGGAAAAACTCCGCCTTGATTTTAAACCGCATATTTTTAACCGCTGCAAGTGACTCATTGTAAATGCGCGAAATAAAATCGGGTTCAAACGAATCAGCCGTAAGGCGCACTTCGTCGAAGCTAAAATCCGCGTCGATACCGACATGCCCGTCGCGCTCAGCCTGTATACCTGCCTGTATTTTCGCCCTGCCCTCAAAAGACGGAACGCCGGCAATGTCAAGCACGGAAGCGCCGAGCGCCTGCAAAGCTGAAGAGGGATTAAACGCAGCGTTATAACCACTTCCGGTATATTGCAATTTCAATAAGGGATAATTGAGTTTCTCTCCGACATTTATGAGTCCCTCTCCGCTGTGCGTGCGCTTGCTTTCGAAAGAAGCACTTTCGTCAAAATGGGCGCTGAACGATACGGGCTTTCCCCAGCGGTCAGGATCGTTTGAAATATCGTTTATGCGACCTTCAAAACCCGTTCCGTTTGCAAGCATTTGCTGAATTAAAAAGGACGGATATATGTCGGCACGATATTGAATCGTTCTGCCCGGAAGTCGCCGAACCTCTTGTCGGGTCTTTTGTTTTTTTGCCGCCTTTTTTGATCCCTTGTTGAAATTGAGCGCAGCATTAAACGCTTTTTCCGCATACGGATAATATTTTCCGAGGACGTTGTATGCAGCGGCTTTTATAGTTTGCGCAAAAATGTTTTTTCCGTCGG from Treponema vincentii harbors:
- a CDS encoding TRAP transporter permease, which produces MATEKTIDQKALLEEFERESRTRNFVNPIFTKILKWTALLVTFYHLAYASGYIRPETLRHRSIHVGMILLMTFAIYPAFKRSSRKVIAWYDYILMILSVIIPVYMWVNYQAIIDRVGDANLTDVIMGTILVALVIEAARRITGWALPVIGIIFMIYALMGARQGLIPINVPGLFLHRGFKWPKLIGHLFSNTEGIYGTSVNVSSTYIFLFIVFGEIMNKCGMGKFFNDIAIGLAGHTKGDPAKVAVIAAGLLGSINGSAIANVVTTGSFTIPLMKKIGYSKEFSGAVSSTASVGGQLLPPIMGAAAFIMAETLGIKYKEIVVAAAIPALIYYLGIIFQIQLRASKDKLDGMPKDQLPKVKETLKMYWHLTIPILFLVYMLFFSGYTVIKGAFLTILLTIIIAQLKKETRMSLKDIEAAFVASAKSTVSVAIACACVGIVIGVSSLTGFTINMASAIISLGGKSLLLTLVFTMVTCMLLGMGLPSIPAYIITVTIAAPALIELGIAPLAAHLFCFYFAMFANITPPVALASFAAAGISGGNPMKTGIVSIKLALAGFIIPYMFVYNNQLLLMNTNILQGIQVALTACVGVFLISAAVEGYFHTKVNIFMRLVMLAGAFLLIDSALLTDLAGVGIFVASIFIQRILARREARHAAA
- the rd gene encoding rubredoxin, with amino-acid sequence MDKYVCDLCGYEYDPSAGDPEGNIKPGTQFEDLPDTWVCPLCGVSKDGFKKV
- a CDS encoding radical SAM protein; the protein is MIRDFCCVEYEHCTACPKRCGVNRNAGERGFCGETVELRIAWAGLHFGEEPPVSGAGGSGTIFLTGCNLRCVFCQNFQISQEGMGRAVTEREFIEICLTLQSAGAENINIVTGSHAIPALGAGLRAAKQHGLTIPVVWNSSAYETVSALESIADTVDGWLPDLKTLNTETSRRVFAAPDYPEQACAAIKTMARLSPLNLTPPDERYPFGKMLSGVIVRHLALPGKLEDSQAVLRWFAQRLKSKALLSLMTQYTPITANPKARRIDAFSNRLLNESEDIRLRTFLEDLNIDDGFYQELVSNLDWLPDFNRIQTFSSTLSKPLWHWKTGWVH